Proteins from a genomic interval of Stenotrophomonas maltophilia R551-3:
- the flhB gene encoding flagellar biosynthesis protein FlhB, producing the protein MSEDESAGEKTEQPTEKRLRDAREQGNLPRSRELGTAAVFGAGVLAVMAMSGSIGRGASAWMKHALSPEQSLRQNPKELFGHFGDLLLQFMLVIAPLVLVCLLASFVAPLLMGGLRWSQKAMLPDINRMNPMSGLKRLYGPEAIAEFTKSLLRVAFVGVAAGLVVWTGFDTLRGLIHHPLETAITDGLSFTLRLLLATAGAMLVLAAIDAPYQRWNWMRKLKMTREELRREMKESEGSPEVKGRIRQLQQQMANRRMMEAVPTADVVVVNPTHYAVALKYEGGAMNAPKVVALGVDETALRIREVADGNKVAIVSAPPLARALYREGQLGKEIPVRLYSAVAQVLSYVYQLRAWRTGPMPDSPHIQVDEFGKGGRP; encoded by the coding sequence ATGTCCGAAGACGAATCCGCCGGCGAAAAGACCGAACAACCTACCGAAAAACGCCTGCGCGATGCCCGTGAACAGGGCAACCTGCCGCGCTCGCGCGAGCTCGGCACGGCCGCCGTGTTCGGCGCTGGCGTACTGGCGGTGATGGCCATGAGCGGTTCGATCGGCCGCGGCGCCAGCGCCTGGATGAAGCACGCGCTCAGCCCCGAACAGAGCCTGCGGCAGAACCCGAAGGAACTGTTCGGCCACTTCGGCGACCTGCTGCTGCAGTTCATGCTGGTGATCGCGCCGCTGGTGCTGGTCTGCCTGCTGGCCAGCTTCGTCGCGCCACTGCTGATGGGTGGCCTGCGCTGGTCGCAGAAGGCGATGCTGCCGGACATCAACCGCATGAACCCGATGAGCGGGCTCAAGCGCCTGTACGGCCCGGAAGCCATCGCCGAATTCACCAAGTCGTTGTTGCGCGTGGCTTTTGTCGGCGTTGCCGCCGGGCTGGTGGTATGGACCGGCTTCGACACCCTGCGCGGCCTGATCCACCACCCGCTGGAGACCGCCATCACCGACGGCCTCAGCTTCACCCTGCGCCTGCTGCTGGCCACCGCCGGCGCGATGCTGGTGCTGGCGGCCATCGACGCCCCGTACCAGCGCTGGAACTGGATGCGCAAGCTGAAGATGACGCGTGAAGAGCTGCGCCGGGAAATGAAGGAAAGCGAGGGCAGCCCGGAGGTAAAGGGCCGCATCCGCCAGTTGCAGCAGCAGATGGCCAACCGCCGGATGATGGAGGCGGTCCCCACTGCCGATGTGGTGGTGGTCAATCCGACCCACTATGCGGTGGCCCTGAAGTACGAGGGCGGTGCCATGAACGCTCCCAAAGTGGTCGCCCTGGGCGTGGACGAGACCGCCCTGCGCATCCGTGAAGTGGCCGATGGCAACAAGGTCGCCATCGTCTCGGCGCCGCCTTTGGCACGCGCCTTGTATCGGGAAGGCCAACTCGGAAAGGAAATCCCCGTGAGACTGTATTCGGCCGTGGCCCAGGTCCTGTCCTACGTCTACCAGCTGCGCGCCTGGCGCACTGGCCCGATGCCGGACAGCCCGCACATCCAGGTGGATGAATTCGGCAAGGGAGGCCGCCCGTGA
- the flhA gene encoding flagellar biosynthesis protein FlhA, producing the protein MIRQGLGAPLIVLALLAMVVVPLAAPVLDALFTFNIAISLMVLLAVVYVKRPLDFTIFPIVLLVTTMLRLALNVASTRVILLNGQNGHDAAGKVIAAFGEFVIGGNYAVGIVVFAILTIINFVVITKGAGRVSEVTARFILDAMPGKQMAIDADLNAGLLTREEAKLRREEVREEADFYGAMDGASKFIRGDAIAGILILFINMLGGLAVGVLQHGMPFGDAAATYTLLSIGDGLVAQLPALLVSSAVAMLVTRASRSQDMAQAMSGQVFGQYRALAITAGILGVVGLVPGMPNVAFLTLAAILGFIAWKLYRKSKLPAADATAGSSDAAALTALGRPAAPAATAELSWDELRPVDPLGLEVGYRLIPLVDSNQGGELMARIKGVRRKLTQDVGFLIPSVHIRDNLELPANGYRVLVHGVPVATAEIHPDRELALDPGSALGALEGIAGKDPAFGLDATWIQPHQRAQAETLGYTVVDPATVVATHLSHLIREHAPELLGHEEVQHLLANLAKSAPKLVEDLTPKALPLSAVVRVLQNLLVERIPIRQLRKIAEALVEHAPSSQDPAVLTAAVRTALGRFIVQEIAGMSAELPVFTLNPQLERVLQESTQGNGAALEPGLAERLHQSLAECVSKQEARNEPAVVLVPGPVRAALARLVRHSVPSLSVLAYSEVPEDKRLKLVGTIS; encoded by the coding sequence ATGATCCGCCAGGGCCTTGGCGCGCCGCTGATCGTGCTGGCACTGCTGGCCATGGTCGTGGTGCCGCTGGCCGCGCCGGTGCTCGATGCGCTGTTCACCTTCAACATCGCCATCTCGCTGATGGTGCTGCTGGCGGTGGTCTACGTGAAGCGCCCGCTGGACTTCACCATCTTCCCGATCGTGCTGCTGGTCACCACCATGCTGCGGCTGGCGCTGAACGTGGCCTCCACCCGCGTGATCCTGCTCAACGGCCAGAACGGCCATGACGCGGCCGGCAAGGTCATCGCCGCCTTCGGTGAGTTCGTGATCGGTGGCAACTACGCGGTCGGCATCGTGGTGTTCGCGATCCTGACCATCATCAACTTCGTGGTCATCACCAAGGGTGCCGGCCGCGTCTCGGAAGTGACCGCGCGCTTCATTCTGGACGCCATGCCCGGCAAGCAGATGGCGATCGACGCCGACCTCAACGCCGGTTTGCTGACGCGTGAAGAAGCCAAGCTGCGCCGCGAGGAAGTGCGCGAGGAAGCCGACTTCTACGGCGCGATGGACGGTGCCAGCAAGTTCATCCGTGGTGATGCCATCGCCGGCATCCTGATCCTGTTCATCAACATGCTGGGAGGCCTGGCCGTCGGTGTGCTGCAGCATGGCATGCCGTTCGGCGATGCCGCTGCGACCTACACACTGCTGTCCATCGGTGACGGCCTGGTGGCGCAGCTGCCGGCGCTGCTGGTCTCCAGTGCGGTGGCGATGCTGGTCACCCGCGCCTCGCGCTCGCAGGACATGGCCCAGGCGATGAGCGGCCAGGTGTTCGGCCAGTACCGTGCGCTGGCGATCACCGCCGGCATCCTCGGCGTGGTCGGCCTGGTGCCGGGCATGCCCAACGTCGCTTTCCTGACGCTGGCCGCGATTCTGGGCTTCATCGCCTGGAAGCTGTACCGGAAGAGCAAGCTGCCGGCTGCCGATGCCACCGCCGGCAGCAGTGACGCCGCCGCACTCACTGCGCTGGGCCGTCCGGCCGCACCCGCGGCCACCGCCGAACTGAGCTGGGACGAGCTGCGCCCGGTCGATCCGCTGGGCCTGGAGGTCGGCTATCGCTTGATCCCGCTGGTGGACAGCAACCAGGGCGGCGAACTGATGGCGCGGATCAAGGGCGTGCGCCGCAAGCTGACCCAGGACGTCGGCTTCCTGATCCCGTCGGTGCACATCCGTGACAACCTGGAACTGCCGGCCAATGGCTACCGCGTGCTGGTGCACGGCGTGCCGGTGGCCACCGCCGAGATCCATCCGGACCGTGAGCTGGCGCTGGACCCGGGCAGCGCGCTCGGCGCGCTGGAAGGCATCGCTGGCAAGGACCCGGCCTTTGGCCTGGATGCCACCTGGATCCAGCCGCACCAGCGCGCCCAGGCCGAGACGCTGGGCTACACCGTGGTCGATCCGGCCACCGTGGTCGCCACCCACCTCTCGCACCTCATCCGCGAACACGCGCCGGAACTGCTCGGCCACGAAGAAGTGCAGCACTTGCTGGCCAACCTGGCCAAGAGCGCGCCCAAGCTCGTCGAAGATCTGACGCCGAAGGCACTGCCCCTGTCGGCGGTGGTGCGCGTGCTGCAGAACCTGCTGGTCGAGCGCATTCCAATCCGCCAGCTGCGCAAGATCGCCGAAGCGCTGGTTGAACACGCGCCCAGCAGCCAGGACCCGGCCGTGCTGACTGCCGCCGTGCGCACCGCACTGGGCCGCTTCATCGTGCAGGAGATCGCCGGAATGTCGGCGGAGCTGCCGGTGTTCACGCTCAACCCACAATTGGAACGTGTCTTGCAGGAGTCCACGCAGGGCAACGGCGCCGCGCTGGAACCCGGACTCGCTGAGCGACTGCACCAGAGCCTGGCCGAATGTGTCAGCAAGCAGGAAGCGCGCAACGAGCCCGCGGTCGTGCTGGTACCTGGCCCGGTGCGCGCCGCGCTGGCCCGCCTGGTCCGCCACAGCGTTCCGTCGCTGTCGGTCCTGGCCTACAGCGAGGTGCCGGAGGACAAGCGCCTGAAGCTGGTCGGAACGATCAGCTGA
- the flhF gene encoding flagellar biosynthesis protein FlhF, with protein sequence MKIKRFVAADMRSAMNLVRKEHGPDAVILSNRRIEEGIEIVAAANYDESAVQRALEASRRDIAPPPAPKPRNAADAVIAAVTRRRSATPAPEPVAATTSAVAALARAAVGATGRTLDSADEIVPTRGSTGFAATLARAAVNEPARAEQAFGPFADAVADAAATPAAIATANRARFQIDPPHAEHQQGPAPAVQPPPLPTSVVADAQSQTFADEPSLADATVDAAPEPTLAPAPVLTVVAQDDAEIRQLRQEVAGMRQVIEREMNRFTDERLRGCPVRATALDLMDEYGFDAGLARDVAMQIPLETDAHRGRGLMLGLISRKLPIAPVDPLEEGGVIALVGPTGAGKTTTIAKLASRFAEKHAPRDVALVTTDTTRIGAREQLYGYGRQLGIAVHEANSGTDLDQLLERLKDYKLVLIDTAGLGPRDRALAAQLQWLRAARQVRTLLVLPANTSFGDMDEVVRRFGAANLQGLVLSKLDETGRFGNALSVAVDHALPITWVTDGQDVPEDLHRASAANLVLRLEDLRRAADMPCNPELNHAVA encoded by the coding sequence ATGAAAATCAAACGATTCGTCGCCGCCGACATGCGCTCGGCCATGAACCTGGTGCGCAAGGAACATGGTCCTGACGCCGTGATCCTGTCCAACCGCCGGATCGAGGAAGGCATCGAGATCGTCGCCGCCGCCAACTACGACGAGAGCGCCGTGCAGCGTGCACTGGAAGCCTCGCGTCGTGACATCGCCCCGCCGCCGGCACCGAAGCCGCGCAACGCTGCCGATGCGGTGATCGCTGCTGTGACCCGTCGCCGCAGTGCCACCCCGGCACCAGAGCCGGTGGCTGCGACCACCTCGGCCGTTGCCGCGCTGGCCCGCGCTGCCGTCGGTGCCACCGGCCGCACCCTGGACAGCGCCGACGAGATCGTGCCGACCCGCGGCAGCACCGGCTTCGCCGCAACCCTGGCCCGCGCTGCCGTCAACGAACCGGCGCGTGCGGAACAGGCCTTCGGCCCGTTCGCGGATGCCGTCGCCGACGCTGCCGCCACACCCGCCGCGATCGCGACGGCCAACCGTGCCCGCTTCCAGATCGATCCGCCGCATGCCGAGCACCAGCAAGGCCCGGCCCCGGCCGTGCAGCCGCCGCCGCTGCCGACCAGCGTTGTGGCCGACGCGCAGTCGCAGACCTTCGCCGACGAACCGTCGCTGGCGGACGCAACCGTCGACGCCGCCCCGGAACCGACCCTTGCACCGGCCCCGGTGCTGACCGTGGTCGCCCAGGACGATGCCGAGATCCGACAGCTGCGCCAGGAAGTGGCCGGCATGCGCCAGGTGATCGAGCGCGAGATGAACCGCTTCACCGACGAGCGCCTGCGTGGCTGCCCGGTGCGCGCCACTGCACTGGACCTGATGGACGAGTACGGCTTCGACGCCGGCCTGGCCCGCGACGTGGCCATGCAGATCCCGCTGGAGACCGATGCCCACCGCGGCCGCGGCCTGATGCTGGGGCTGATCTCGCGCAAGCTACCGATCGCCCCGGTCGACCCGCTGGAGGAAGGCGGCGTGATCGCCCTGGTCGGCCCGACCGGCGCCGGCAAGACCACCACCATCGCCAAGCTGGCCTCGCGCTTCGCCGAGAAGCACGCACCGCGCGATGTCGCCCTGGTCACCACCGACACCACCCGCATCGGTGCGCGTGAGCAGCTGTACGGTTACGGCCGCCAGCTCGGCATCGCGGTGCACGAGGCCAACAGCGGCACCGACCTGGACCAGCTGCTGGAACGCTTGAAGGACTACAAGCTGGTGCTGATCGACACCGCCGGCCTGGGCCCGCGCGACCGCGCACTGGCCGCCCAGCTGCAGTGGCTGCGTGCCGCCCGCCAGGTCCGCACCCTGCTGGTGCTGCCGGCCAACACCAGCTTCGGCGACATGGACGAGGTGGTCCGCCGCTTCGGCGCGGCCAACCTGCAGGGCCTGGTGCTGAGCAAGCTGGACGAGACCGGCCGCTTCGGCAACGCCCTGTCGGTAGCCGTGGACCACGCCCTGCCGATCACCTGGGTGACCGACGGCCAGGACGTTCCGGAGGACCTGCACCGGGCCAGTGCAGCCAATCTCGTACTTCGCCTTGAAGATTTGCGCCGCGCGGCCGATATGCCCTGCAACCCGGAGTTGAACCATGCCGTCGCGTGA
- a CDS encoding protein phosphatase CheZ, which produces MDTTVDRNALALRLQEALDALESGDEAAWRQRIDGLVALRTQPMMSGLSRLARELGQALGELPTVPDEAGELDDACARLDHVVAMTEQATHRTLDLAEECRSLTEQLRAEGLQPGQDAQLERIRHNLTEIALTQSYQDLTGQIIRRVVGIVRRVHEGFGALGLPPEQHRTDPELAGPALKGLDRHAVSQNDADDLLSDLGL; this is translated from the coding sequence ATGGATACCACGGTCGACAGGAACGCCCTCGCCCTGCGCCTGCAGGAAGCCCTGGACGCACTCGAGTCCGGTGACGAAGCCGCGTGGCGGCAGCGCATCGACGGGCTGGTCGCACTGCGCACGCAGCCGATGATGAGCGGCCTTTCGCGGCTGGCCCGCGAGCTGGGACAGGCGCTGGGTGAGCTGCCGACCGTGCCTGACGAAGCCGGCGAACTGGACGACGCCTGCGCGCGCCTGGACCACGTGGTGGCGATGACCGAACAGGCCACCCACCGCACCCTGGACCTGGCCGAGGAATGCCGCAGCCTGACCGAACAGCTGCGCGCCGAAGGCCTGCAGCCTGGCCAGGACGCGCAGCTCGAGCGCATCCGCCACAACCTGACCGAGATCGCTCTGACCCAGAGCTACCAGGACCTGACCGGGCAGATCATCCGTCGCGTGGTCGGCATCGTGCGCCGCGTGCACGAAGGCTTCGGCGCACTCGGCCTGCCGCCGGAACAGCATCGCACCGACCCGGAACTGGCCGGGCCGGCACTGAAGGGACTGGACCGCCACGCGGTCTCGCAGAACGACGCCGACGACCTGTTGTCGGATCTGGGGCTGTAA
- the cheY gene encoding chemotaxis response regulator CheY — MNKNMRILIVDDFSTMRRIVKNLLGDLGFTNTAEAEDGHAALSLLQSQPFDFVVTDWNMPVMTGIELLKAIRADAKLKTLPVLMVTAEAKREQIIEAAQSGVNGYIIKPFTAQTLEEKLGKIFERLAASA, encoded by the coding sequence TTGAACAAGAACATGCGCATCCTGATCGTCGACGACTTCTCGACCATGCGTCGGATCGTCAAGAACCTGCTGGGCGATCTGGGCTTCACCAATACCGCCGAAGCCGAGGACGGGCATGCCGCGCTGTCGCTGCTGCAGAGCCAGCCGTTCGATTTCGTGGTCACCGACTGGAACATGCCGGTGATGACCGGCATCGAACTGCTCAAGGCGATCCGCGCCGATGCCAAGCTGAAGACACTGCCGGTGCTGATGGTGACGGCCGAAGCCAAGCGCGAGCAGATCATCGAAGCCGCCCAGAGCGGCGTGAACGGCTACATCATCAAGCCGTTCACCGCGCAGACCCTGGAAGAGAAGCTCGGCAAGATCTTCGAACGCCTGGCGGCCAGCGCCTGA
- a CDS encoding RNA polymerase sigma factor FliA, which yields MKGAAQYREVQRSAANEVIAQHSDLVRRIAHHLAARLPASVEVDDLIQAGMMGLIEASRSYDADQGASFETYASIRIRGSMIDEIRRGDWVPRSVHRRARDAAATIRRLEQSSGRAASATEVAAAMEMPLPEYLRLMEDAARGQVLSLESRIEDQGELDTVTQGGPTPQQVLERGEFGRELGKAIGHLPEREQLVLSLYYEQELNLKEIGAVLGVSESRVCQIHGQAVLRLRGRLKNFEAADAGLEE from the coding sequence ATGAAAGGCGCAGCCCAGTACAGGGAAGTGCAGCGCTCGGCGGCGAACGAAGTCATCGCCCAGCATTCGGACCTGGTGCGGCGCATCGCCCACCACCTGGCCGCGCGCCTGCCAGCCAGCGTCGAGGTCGACGACCTGATCCAGGCCGGAATGATGGGCCTGATCGAAGCCTCGCGCAGCTACGACGCGGACCAGGGCGCCTCGTTCGAGACCTACGCGTCGATCCGCATCCGCGGCTCGATGATCGACGAGATCCGCCGTGGCGACTGGGTGCCCCGCTCGGTGCACCGCCGCGCTCGTGATGCCGCCGCCACCATCCGCCGCCTGGAGCAGAGCAGCGGCCGCGCCGCCAGTGCCACCGAAGTGGCCGCGGCGATGGAAATGCCGCTGCCCGAATACCTGAGGCTGATGGAAGACGCCGCACGTGGCCAGGTGCTGAGCCTGGAGTCGCGCATCGAAGACCAGGGCGAGCTGGACACGGTCACCCAGGGTGGCCCGACCCCGCAGCAGGTGCTGGAGCGCGGCGAGTTCGGCCGCGAGCTGGGCAAGGCGATCGGCCACCTGCCCGAGCGCGAGCAGCTGGTGCTGTCGCTCTACTACGAGCAGGAGCTGAACCTGAAGGAGATCGGCGCGGTGCTTGGCGTGAGTGAATCGCGGGTCTGCCAGATCCACGGCCAGGCAGTGCTGCGCCTGCGTGGTCGACTGAAGAATTTCGAGGCGGCGGACGCCGGCCTGGAAGAATGA
- a CDS encoding MinD/ParA family ATP-binding protein, with amino-acid sequence MPSREYAKLTKTFPLSATRSEPLGPVRTIAVTGGKGGVGKTNVSANLAVALAGMGKRTLLLDADLGLANIDVILGLNPTFTLADLVAGRCSLDDVIVEGPNGVLVVPAASGRRHMAELAPAEHVGLVNVFSELERELDIMVVDTAAGINDGVLTFCQAAQDTVVVVCDEPASITDAYALIKVLSRERGVDRVQVVANMVRDPNEGRVLYEKLTRVCEKFLADVSLNYLGCVPQDDWLRLSVQRQQPVVKAYPSSPAALAITEIARRTARWQAPTEPRGGVEFFLERILKQRGVTA; translated from the coding sequence ATGCCGTCGCGTGAGTACGCCAAGCTGACCAAGACCTTCCCGCTGTCGGCCACCCGCAGCGAGCCGCTCGGCCCTGTGCGCACCATTGCAGTCACTGGCGGCAAGGGCGGCGTGGGCAAGACGAATGTGTCCGCCAACCTGGCCGTGGCGCTGGCCGGCATGGGCAAGCGCACGCTGCTGCTGGACGCCGACCTCGGCCTGGCCAACATCGACGTGATCCTGGGCCTGAACCCCACCTTCACGCTGGCCGACCTGGTCGCCGGCCGCTGCTCGCTGGATGACGTCATCGTCGAAGGCCCGAACGGCGTGCTGGTGGTCCCTGCCGCGTCAGGCCGCCGCCACATGGCCGAGCTGGCCCCGGCCGAGCACGTCGGCCTGGTCAACGTGTTCTCCGAGCTGGAACGCGAGCTGGACATCATGGTGGTGGACACCGCCGCCGGCATCAACGATGGCGTACTGACCTTCTGCCAGGCCGCACAGGACACCGTGGTGGTGGTCTGTGACGAGCCGGCCTCGATCACCGACGCCTACGCACTGATCAAGGTGCTGTCGCGCGAGCGTGGCGTGGACCGCGTCCAGGTGGTGGCCAACATGGTGCGCGACCCCAACGAGGGCCGCGTGCTGTACGAAAAGCTGACCCGTGTCTGCGAGAAGTTCCTCGCCGATGTCTCGCTGAACTACCTCGGCTGCGTTCCGCAGGACGATTGGCTGCGCCTGTCGGTGCAGCGCCAGCAGCCGGTGGTGAAGGCCTATCCGTCCAGCCCGGCCGCGCTGGCGATCACCGAGATCGCGCGCCGTACCGCGCGCTGGCAGGCGCCGACCGAACCGCGTGGCGGCGTCGAGTTCTTCCTCGAACGCATCCTCAAGCAGCGTGGGGTGACGGCATGA
- a CDS encoding chemotaxis protein CheA, translated as MSAVSDDITADFIIEAQEILDRLGEQLVSLEQAPQDGDQLNAVFRGYHTLKGGAGFLGVTAMVELCHAAEEALGAARAGQAVLQAHHFDAAQQSLDYLQSMLDAVSSGTEPGYAPPELIAQFDVHGGATATPAAAAAPATGGSDLITDDEFEALLDQLHGGNAPTAVAPAKKADDGLISEDEFEALLDQLHGGAAPGTKPVAAVPAAAATPAPRPAAPAPAAKPPAKPPAKPLAEAEHTVRVDTKRLDAIVNLIGELVLSRNRLKTLRARLRDEELDRAVSTLDIATARLQSAVMRTRMQPVGKVFSRFPKVARDVARSLKKEVDLELIGAETELDRNLVEALADPLVHLVRNAIDHGVETPELREAQGKPRMGHVRLSAQQEGDYVSIEVQDDGAGIDPEKLRAKAREKGLIDPEAAARLSSEECLHLVFLPGFSTKQQVTDISGRGVGMDVVQSRIRELSGQIQIQSELGRGSRFLIRVPLTLAILPTLLVQAGEDVYALPLARVMEVLHAPRTSLGWFDGRAVLDRRSHTLALVDLRQWLDVTPAASPLLTIVVLQAGEARFGLVVDQVRGREEVVIKPLPKALRGLAGYAGATLIGDGRMALILDVDGLR; from the coding sequence ATGAGCGCGGTATCCGACGACATCACTGCCGATTTCATCATCGAGGCGCAGGAAATCCTGGATCGCCTGGGCGAACAGCTGGTGTCGCTGGAGCAGGCACCCCAGGACGGCGACCAGCTCAATGCGGTGTTCCGCGGCTACCACACGCTGAAGGGTGGCGCCGGCTTCCTTGGCGTGACGGCCATGGTTGAACTGTGCCACGCCGCCGAAGAAGCCCTCGGCGCCGCACGCGCCGGCCAGGCGGTGCTGCAGGCCCACCATTTCGATGCCGCCCAGCAATCGCTGGATTACCTGCAGTCGATGCTGGATGCGGTGTCCTCGGGTACCGAACCGGGCTACGCGCCACCCGAGCTGATCGCGCAGTTCGATGTACACGGTGGCGCCACCGCCACGCCGGCGGCCGCCGCTGCGCCCGCCACCGGTGGCAGTGACCTGATCACCGACGATGAGTTCGAGGCCCTGCTCGACCAGCTGCACGGTGGCAACGCCCCGACCGCGGTCGCGCCCGCGAAGAAGGCCGACGACGGCCTGATCAGCGAGGACGAATTCGAAGCCCTGCTCGACCAGCTGCACGGTGGCGCCGCACCCGGCACCAAACCGGTCGCCGCAGTGCCGGCGGCAGCAGCGACGCCCGCACCGCGTCCGGCCGCACCCGCGCCGGCGGCCAAGCCGCCCGCCAAGCCGCCCGCCAAGCCACTGGCCGAAGCCGAGCACACCGTGCGCGTGGATACCAAGCGCCTGGATGCGATCGTCAACCTGATCGGCGAACTGGTGCTGTCACGCAATCGGTTGAAGACCCTGCGTGCGCGCCTGCGCGACGAAGAGCTGGACCGCGCCGTGTCCACGCTGGACATCGCCACCGCACGCCTGCAGTCGGCGGTGATGCGTACCCGCATGCAGCCGGTGGGCAAGGTGTTCTCGCGCTTCCCCAAGGTCGCCCGCGACGTTGCCCGCTCGCTGAAGAAGGAAGTGGACCTTGAGCTGATCGGCGCCGAGACCGAGCTCGACCGCAACCTGGTCGAAGCCCTGGCCGACCCGCTGGTGCATCTGGTCCGCAACGCCATTGACCATGGCGTGGAAACGCCCGAGCTGCGTGAAGCCCAGGGCAAGCCGCGGATGGGCCACGTGCGGCTGTCGGCACAGCAGGAAGGCGACTACGTCAGCATCGAGGTGCAGGACGATGGCGCCGGCATCGATCCGGAAAAGCTGCGCGCGAAGGCACGCGAGAAGGGCCTGATCGACCCGGAAGCGGCGGCCCGCCTGAGCAGCGAGGAATGCCTGCACCTGGTGTTCCTGCCCGGCTTCTCGACCAAGCAGCAGGTCACGGATATCTCCGGCCGTGGTGTCGGCATGGACGTGGTGCAGTCGCGCATCCGCGAACTGAGCGGCCAGATCCAGATCCAGTCGGAACTCGGCCGCGGCAGCCGCTTCCTGATCCGCGTACCGCTGACCTTGGCGATCCTGCCGACCCTGCTGGTGCAGGCCGGCGAAGACGTCTACGCCTTGCCGCTGGCACGTGTGATGGAAGTGCTGCACGCGCCGCGCACCTCGCTGGGCTGGTTCGACGGACGTGCCGTGCTCGACCGTCGCTCGCACACCCTGGCGCTGGTCGATCTTCGCCAATGGCTGGATGTGACCCCGGCCGCCTCGCCGCTGCTGACCATCGTTGTGCTGCAGGCCGGTGAAGCCCGGTTCGGCCTGGTCGTGGACCAGGTGCGAGGGCGCGAGGAAGTGGTCATCAAGCCATTGCCCAAGGCACTGCGTGGCCTGGCCGGTTATGCCGGTGCAACCTTGATCGGCGATGGTCGCATGGCCCTGATCCTGGACGTGGACGGACTGCGCTGA